One window from the genome of bacterium encodes:
- a CDS encoding YgiT-type zinc finger protein produces the protein MVKKYSDCFYCGGSVKERLMPREVRWQGRLFIFENVPMGVCTQCGEKVLKPDVAKAIDHTFHEQRKPKKTIQVPVYSFCPDVA, from the coding sequence ATGGTAAAGAAATATAGCGATTGCTTTTATTGCGGCGGTTCAGTAAAAGAACGGCTTATGCCCCGGGAAGTTAGATGGCAGGGGCGTTTATTCATCTTTGAAAACGTTCCAATGGGCGTCTGTACTCAATGCGGAGAAAAAGTTCTAAAGCCGGATGTAGCCAAGGCAATTGATCATACCTTTCATGAGCAGAGGAAACCTAAAAAAACCATCCAGGTTCCTGTTTATTCATTTTGCCCTGACGTCGCGTAA